In Ignisphaera sp., one DNA window encodes the following:
- a CDS encoding class I SAM-dependent methyltransferase family protein, producing MHNDKPLLKKVVEKILGSEYVEKIWKRIEIVGDIAVIRKPFDLSPDIFKAVGEELLNQLPYIKSVWLAVSPVHGAERIREYIHLAGEARSETVYKEYGCIFRLDITKVYFSPVLSYDHMRIARQVKKGEKVLNMFAGFGPYSVILSKYAQPSYVLSIDINDYAARYIRINIELNKVSIFNEVIHGDSLLIVPALKEKFDRILMPYPDMFEEAIDVAIKAVKDYGYIHPHLFIEAENKRQAFMKAVEKVVERISATNIPVEVVGRHVIRGISPRRYHVAVDIVVKKSGKL from the coding sequence ATGCACAACGATAAACCTTTGCTTAAAAAAGTTGTTGAAAAGATCTTGGGTAGCGAGTATGTTGAAAAGATTTGGAAACGTATTGAGATTGTAGGTGATATAGCTGTTATTAGAAAACCTTTTGATCTTTCTCCAGATATTTTTAAAGCTGTTGGAGAAGAGCTTTTGAATCAGCTTCCCTATATCAAATCTGTTTGGCTTGCTGTTTCTCCTGTTCATGGTGCTGAAAGAATTAGAGAGTATATACATTTAGCTGGTGAAGCAAGAAGCGAGACAGTATATAAAGAATATGGATGTATCTTTAGACTAGATATAACTAAAGTCTATTTCTCTCCAGTTCTTAGCTACGATCATATGAGGATAGCTAGACAAGTAAAGAAGGGTGAGAAGGTTCTCAATATGTTTGCAGGCTTTGGTCCATATAGCGTAATTCTATCTAAGTATGCTCAGCCAAGCTATGTCCTATCAATAGATATAAACGATTATGCAGCTAGATACATTAGGATAAATATCGAATTAAATAAGGTATCGATATTCAATGAGGTTATACATGGAGATTCACTACTTATAGTACCAGCTTTGAAAGAGAAATTTGATAGAATCTTGATGCCTTATCCAGATATGTTTGAAGAAGCTATAGATGTTGCAATTAAAGCTGTTAAAGATTATGGCTATATACATCCACATCTATTTATTGAGGCAGAAAACAAGAGACAAGCATTTATGAAAGCTGTAGAGAAAGTTGTAGAGAGAATCAGCGCCACTAATATACCTGTAGAAGTTGTTGGGAGACATGTAATTAGAGGTATATCTCCAAGAAGGTATCACGTTGCAGTAGACATCGTTGTTAAGAAGAGTGGTAAACTATAA
- a CDS encoding archaeosortase/exosortase family protein, with the protein MNSDRLYKIVVLILVAIALAATLYIAYRDYLYVYIRLMLTEDYSYLVVALPIAVGVFLKVILDRFSIEGINVFRAVTSVMFLSTAITFYVIGETVTEMYIELKTLSIVFLLWSFLALFLRSRKLMTGILSMMLLLILIPIPRPIADGLSSFLTEIVARTAAHITSTKLTESNGIIVLITKDSTGIERSFEIAPICSGIVSFLSVLSIAPLVIYLSSKSSTSIRRKAMYTTLSIVSAILTVFLGNISRLVLIILVTRTIGFEEALKFFHYTPSILYVAIATALSLYIISKISKEKAVVKPYTISYMKPSIAFSGSIALLLFIAIVFNVLAPAASTVTLAQTTPSVISLPKLLENPTTIVLNSTDIFLFKDVPEPRLGTALGIPIIRSIAFMYNNTIFLGYIEVADVPTKFHGWYVCVTLQGYRIHRSWTELGNITINHMLISKSGNMMLLSYAIYRYILQEGTTYIRLSIMTPISNEYSEQLQMARDILGNVRSIEISRSRTTYVLDLSMIITNTSVVIGFMLLILHYLGKYLQKLYIRRSREEKGLNL; encoded by the coding sequence ATGAATAGTGATAGACTCTACAAAATTGTTGTACTCATTCTTGTAGCTATAGCTCTAGCAGCAACACTCTATATAGCCTACAGAGACTACCTATATGTATACATAAGATTGATGCTTACAGAAGACTATAGCTATCTAGTTGTTGCACTACCTATAGCTGTAGGTGTTTTTCTGAAGGTGATATTAGATAGATTCAGTATTGAAGGTATAAACGTGTTTAGAGCTGTAACATCAGTTATGTTTCTATCGACAGCTATAACATTCTACGTAATTGGGGAAACGGTAACGGAAATGTATATTGAGCTAAAGACACTCTCTATAGTGTTTCTCTTATGGTCTTTTCTAGCTCTTTTTCTAAGATCTAGAAAATTGATGACAGGAATTCTATCAATGATGTTGCTACTAATACTCATACCAATACCTAGACCTATTGCGGATGGTCTATCATCTTTTCTCACAGAGATCGTAGCAAGAACTGCGGCTCATATCACATCCACAAAACTTACAGAATCTAATGGAATAATAGTGCTTATCACAAAAGATTCAACTGGAATAGAAAGATCGTTTGAGATAGCTCCAATATGCAGCGGTATAGTTTCGTTTCTATCAGTACTCTCTATAGCGCCATTGGTTATATACTTGTCCTCAAAATCTAGTACGTCTATCAGAAGGAAAGCTATGTATACTACCCTCTCTATTGTTTCTGCTATCCTCACAGTTTTTCTAGGGAATATCTCTAGACTTGTACTTATAATCTTAGTAACAAGGACTATAGGTTTTGAGGAAGCTCTAAAGTTTTTCCATTACACACCATCTATTCTGTATGTAGCTATAGCTACGGCTTTATCGCTATACATAATCTCGAAAATATCTAAAGAGAAAGCTGTAGTGAAGCCCTATACAATTAGCTATATGAAGCCCTCTATAGCTTTCTCAGGATCCATAGCTCTTCTTCTATTCATAGCCATAGTGTTTAACGTACTAGCTCCAGCGGCTTCAACAGTAACTTTAGCACAAACAACACCTTCTGTGATTAGTTTACCCAAACTTCTAGAAAACCCCACTACTATTGTACTAAATTCCACAGACATATTTCTATTTAAAGATGTACCTGAACCCAGACTTGGAACAGCATTAGGTATACCGATAATAAGGAGTATAGCATTCATGTACAACAACACGATATTCTTAGGCTATATAGAGGTTGCTGATGTACCTACGAAATTCCATGGATGGTACGTATGTGTGACACTACAAGGATATAGAATTCATAGATCTTGGACAGAACTAGGTAATATCACGATAAACCATATGCTGATATCCAAATCAGGCAATATGATGCTACTTAGCTACGCAATCTACAGGTACATTCTTCAGGAAGGAACTACATACATAAGGTTATCAATAATGACACCAATATCTAATGAATATTCAGAACAGTTGCAGATGGCTAGAGACATTCTAGGTAATGTTAGATCTATTGAGATATCTAGATCGAGAACCACCTATGTACTAGATTTATCAATGATCATAACAAACACTAGTGTTGTCATAGGATTCATGCTTCTGATCCTACACTATCTTGGTAAATATCTACAAAAGCTATATATTCGTAGATCTCGTGAGGAAAAGGGTTTGAATCTGTAG
- a CDS encoding DUF1616 domain-containing protein — translation MLAITVVGSAIAIAQILRPEIVEPFQALGILNEEMKIGEYPTKVYPGQNLELYVYVYNHKAYPALVQVRYKIGNRETLPTNTSPSSQPTIKVYEFLVDVKENVTKKVEIPITIERNTDVDEIALIFELWIYDIDRKEWMYTGIWNHLYVNIVKVQIP, via the coding sequence ATTCTAGCTATAACTGTTGTGGGTTCAGCTATAGCTATAGCACAGATATTGAGACCAGAGATAGTGGAACCGTTTCAAGCTCTTGGTATACTAAATGAGGAGATGAAGATAGGTGAGTATCCAACAAAAGTTTATCCAGGTCAGAATCTAGAGCTTTATGTATATGTATATAATCATAAAGCTTATCCAGCACTAGTGCAGGTAAGGTATAAGATAGGAAATAGAGAAACATTACCAACAAATACTTCACCAAGTTCTCAACCTACGATAAAGGTATATGAATTTCTTGTTGATGTTAAAGAGAATGTGACTAAGAAGGTGGAGATACCGATAACTATTGAGAGAAATACTGATGTAGATGAAATAGCGTTAATCTTTGAGCTATGGATATATGATATAGATAGAAAGGAATGGATGTACACAGGTATTTGGAACCATCTATACGTGAATATAGTTAAGGTGCAAATACCGTGA
- a CDS encoding radical SAM protein, with amino-acid sequence MSSRSSVDVVIALIRLFLGNRLVRSLLRYATNSTICYVDGAAEKRSYMHYALSRYIGSKVLCPITSRFTIDFMYMLIDVGIKILGGNRREIAEMLSDPAVRRGVECVMKGIAEYGVTIPQILPAPFLVVWNFTNICNLQCIHCYQKAGRNMEDELTLSEKLALVDHLDKAGVAAVALSGGEPTLHPDYLTIVKALAQKGIYVAVATNGWRYADIDELKKAAEAGLRYVEVSIDSAYQSKHDRFRGLEGSWNRAIKALENAVKLGINSAMAVTITKLNINEVDEILDLAQNIGVNRVIFFNYIPVGRGKEVPNLDLDPIERENFMKKIYREMKKRKNEIYITAPQYARVVLQISGGKEIAPTHYAIRGDIVTKPLAEFIGGCGAGRIYAAIQPNGDVSPCVFTPIALGNIRYISFERIWKTNKLLKMLRNRENLGLPCRICSYRCICGGCRARAYAYFGDPLAPDPGCINTLYTRII; translated from the coding sequence ATGTCTAGCAGAAGTAGTGTTGATGTAGTTATTGCATTGATTAGATTATTTCTAGGGAATAGGCTTGTGAGAAGCCTACTAAGATATGCTACTAATAGCACTATATGTTATGTAGATGGTGCAGCTGAAAAACGTAGCTATATGCACTACGCATTATCTAGATACATAGGCTCTAAAGTTTTATGCCCCATAACATCGAGATTTACTATAGACTTTATGTATATGCTCATTGATGTCGGTATAAAGATTCTTGGAGGCAATCGTAGAGAAATTGCTGAAATGCTTAGTGATCCAGCTGTTAGAAGAGGTGTAGAATGTGTTATGAAAGGAATAGCAGAGTATGGTGTAACAATTCCACAAATTCTTCCAGCACCTTTTCTAGTTGTATGGAATTTCACAAACATCTGCAATCTCCAATGCATACATTGTTATCAAAAAGCAGGAAGAAATATGGAAGATGAGCTCACACTTTCTGAGAAACTAGCACTAGTAGATCATCTCGATAAAGCTGGTGTAGCTGCTGTTGCACTAAGTGGTGGTGAACCAACACTTCATCCAGATTATCTAACCATAGTTAAAGCACTTGCTCAGAAAGGTATATACGTAGCTGTAGCTACAAATGGCTGGAGATATGCAGATATAGATGAACTTAAGAAAGCTGCTGAAGCAGGTTTACGGTATGTAGAAGTATCGATAGATTCTGCTTATCAAAGTAAACATGATAGATTTAGAGGTCTCGAAGGTTCATGGAATAGAGCTATAAAAGCTCTAGAAAATGCTGTTAAACTTGGAATAAATAGTGCTATGGCTGTAACAATAACGAAACTCAATATAAATGAAGTAGATGAAATCCTTGATTTAGCTCAAAACATAGGTGTAAATAGAGTAATATTCTTTAACTATATACCGGTTGGGAGAGGTAAGGAAGTTCCGAATCTCGATCTCGATCCAATTGAAAGAGAGAACTTTATGAAGAAGATATATAGAGAGATGAAGAAGAGAAAAAACGAAATATACATAACGGCACCTCAATACGCTAGAGTAGTTCTCCAGATTAGTGGAGGTAAAGAGATAGCACCAACACACTACGCTATCCGTGGCGATATAGTTACAAAACCTTTAGCAGAATTCATAGGTGGATGTGGAGCTGGAAGAATATATGCAGCTATACAACCAAATGGAGATGTATCTCCATGTGTATTTACGCCTATAGCTCTAGGGAATATTAGGTACATAAGCTTTGAACGTATATGGAAAACAAACAAATTACTCAAAATGCTGAGAAATAGAGAGAATCTTGGGCTACCTTGTAGAATCTGTTCCTATAGATGTATTTGTGGAGGTTGTAGAGCTAGAGCATATGCGTATTTCGGAGATCCTTTGGCTCCAGATCCAGGATGCATCAATACTCTGTATACAAGGATTATCTAA
- a CDS encoding DUF1616 domain-containing protein, translating to MKTRSSQNKTLEEYVEELYDRARRGRFNILKNIYNDIASGKIVLMDPAPPRDFVEYLSRPDYTLWLWTTITLTATTIITVVLSPTVLWIIYLRYILGSISVLFLPGYVLIEALYPKEQDLSSLERLALSIGLSLAVVPLIGLLLNYTPWGIRLESVLTSLTIFIAIMAIVANYRKYQILKKRV from the coding sequence GTGAAGACCAGGTCATCGCAAAATAAGACGTTAGAAGAATATGTAGAAGAGCTATATGATAGAGCAAGAAGAGGGAGGTTCAATATTTTGAAGAACATCTATAACGATATAGCATCAGGTAAAATAGTTTTAATGGATCCAGCTCCCCCTAGAGATTTTGTAGAGTATTTATCAAGACCAGACTATACACTATGGTTATGGACAACAATAACATTAACAGCAACTACAATAATAACAGTTGTGTTATCACCTACTGTCTTATGGATAATATATCTGAGATATATCTTAGGATCTATATCTGTCCTCTTTCTACCTGGATACGTATTGATAGAGGCTCTGTATCCGAAAGAACAAGATCTTTCTTCACTAGAGAGACTAGCATTATCTATAGGGTTATCATTAGCAGTAGTTCCATTAATAGGTCTTCTATTGAACTATACGCCGTGGGGAATAAGACTAGAATCGGTATTGACATCGTTAACAATATTTATAGCAATAATGGCTATAGTAGCTAACTACAGAAAATATCAAATACTGAAGAAACGAGTTTGA
- the trpC gene encoding indole-3-glycerol phosphate synthase TrpC: MPKNIKGWLENVVRYNSLRPVLRISRFRNFYSLRDRIEEMHRRDRIAIIAEFKMRSPSGLNIVRDPTDYVKHVEKHVVGMSVLTEELYFGGSYNYLISIASITNLPILMKDIVVSYSQIETAYNIGADAILLIASILTDRELDALYEAARSFNLEVLIEVHNEDEAEHVVDMGFPMIGVNSRNLITFEIDLSKAYKVLEKIPNRVTKVAESGIKSRKDIDYLKNAGAKAFLIGTEIMLNPSKIYELTI, encoded by the coding sequence ATGCCGAAGAACATTAAGGGATGGCTTGAAAATGTTGTTAGATATAATAGCTTGAGACCGGTACTCAGAATAAGCAGGTTTCGTAATTTTTATAGCCTTAGGGATAGAATAGAGGAGATGCACCGTAGAGATCGTATAGCAATAATAGCTGAATTCAAGATGAGATCACCCTCAGGATTAAATATAGTTAGAGATCCCACAGATTATGTAAAACATGTAGAGAAACATGTTGTAGGGATGAGTGTACTTACTGAAGAACTTTACTTTGGAGGTTCTTACAACTATCTCATATCTATAGCATCCATAACTAATTTACCCATATTGATGAAGGATATAGTGGTATCTTATAGCCAAATAGAAACAGCATACAATATAGGTGCTGACGCCATTTTGTTAATAGCATCAATACTTACCGATAGAGAACTAGATGCACTATATGAAGCTGCAAGAAGCTTCAATCTAGAAGTTCTCATAGAAGTTCATAACGAAGATGAAGCTGAACATGTTGTTGACATGGGTTTTCCAATGATTGGTGTAAACTCAAGAAATCTGATAACATTTGAGATAGATCTATCAAAAGCATACAAAGTTCTTGAAAAGATACCCAATAGAGTAACTAAAGTGGCTGAAAGTGGTATAAAGAGTAGAAAAGATATAGATTATCTAAAGAACGCTGGTGCAAAAGCTTTCTTAATAGGGACAGAAATTATGCTTAATCCAAGTAAAATATATGAATTAACAATCTAA
- a CDS encoding aminodeoxychorismate/anthranilate synthase component II, which produces MIVLELILVIDNYDSFVYNIAQIVSELGAIAIVVRNDEISLSAIDRINPDKIIISPGPGTPEKKEDIGISLDIIKRYCKSIPILGICLGHQVIGYAFGAKIRRARTIMHGKIDTIKILNEDTLLKGIPKIIKATRYNSLVIDNVSKELVIDAISLNDGEIMAIHHVEYPIYGLQFHPESIGTEHGKQILKNFIDMV; this is translated from the coding sequence GTGATTGTATTGGAGCTTATTCTCGTGATAGACAATTATGATAGTTTTGTGTACAATATAGCTCAAATAGTTAGCGAACTAGGTGCTATAGCTATTGTTGTAAGAAATGACGAGATATCTCTATCAGCTATAGATAGAATAAATCCAGACAAAATAATAATTTCGCCAGGTCCCGGAACTCCCGAGAAAAAAGAAGATATAGGTATATCTCTAGATATTATAAAGAGATACTGTAAATCCATACCTATTCTAGGTATATGTCTTGGACATCAAGTAATAGGTTACGCATTTGGAGCAAAAATAAGAAGAGCTAGAACAATTATGCATGGAAAAATAGATACCATAAAGATACTGAATGAAGATACCCTACTTAAGGGTATCCCAAAGATAATTAAGGCAACTAGATACAACAGCTTAGTTATAGATAATGTGTCTAAGGAGCTTGTTATAGACGCTATATCTCTAAATGATGGAGAGATTATGGCTATACACCACGTAGAATATCCGATATATGGTCTTCAATTCCATCCAGAAAGCATAGGTACAGAGCACGGTAAACAGATATTGAAGAATTTCATAGATATGGTGTAG
- a CDS encoding winged helix-turn-helix domain-containing protein — MGRKRSRIEIVFKVLEILIQGETNPTKLATLVNMPYDRLVKLLRELEERKIIEMNSSRKTRFIRITDKGIRLYEELKKVLDLLDDYGLI; from the coding sequence ATGGGCAGAAAGCGAAGTAGGATTGAGATAGTGTTCAAAGTTCTCGAGATTCTTATTCAAGGTGAAACAAATCCAACTAAACTAGCAACTCTCGTCAACATGCCCTACGACAGACTTGTAAAGCTTTTGAGGGAACTAGAAGAGAGAAAAATTATAGAGATGAACAGTAGTAGAAAAACTAGGTTCATACGTATAACAGACAAAGGTATAAGGCTTTATGAAGAGCTGAAGAAAGTCCTAGATCTTCTAGATGACTATGGACTGATATAG
- a CDS encoding MoxR family ATPase: MDLDRASKITSEIIRSISRVIVGKAILLKHILATLIAGGHVLIEGPPGTAKTLITKSIARAIGGVFTRVQGNPDILPTDLTGYYIYALDGTRRFVKGPVFTNILMFDELNRTPTRVQSALLQAMAELQVTVDGVVHDLPKPFHVIATEIPIEEEVGVYPLVLTLRDRFWIRCVSPYNPVEEEMEMVKKADQLYIVDASGVDKVVSIEEYVELQTFVSRGIYIDERIIRYIADIANYIRNHKYNKLGLSHRGSIYLYRVAKALALIDKRDYVIPDDIKEIAVEVLSHRIILSEEAVAEGVKPEDIVREALQKVEVPKE, from the coding sequence ATGGATCTAGATAGAGCTTCAAAAATAACTAGTGAGATAATAAGGTCTATATCTAGAGTGATTGTGGGTAAGGCAATTCTATTGAAACATATACTAGCAACACTTATCGCTGGTGGTCATGTGCTTATAGAGGGTCCACCTGGAACAGCAAAAACTTTGATAACAAAGAGTATCGCTAGAGCTATTGGGGGTGTATTTACTCGTGTCCAAGGTAATCCAGATATATTGCCCACAGATCTAACTGGCTACTATATCTATGCTCTTGACGGAACCAGAAGATTTGTGAAAGGTCCTGTATTCACTAATATACTGATGTTTGATGAACTTAATAGAACTCCTACGCGTGTACAATCAGCTCTTCTTCAAGCTATGGCTGAACTCCAAGTTACTGTAGATGGTGTTGTACATGATCTTCCGAAACCGTTTCACGTTATAGCTACCGAGATCCCGATAGAAGAAGAGGTAGGTGTGTATCCTCTAGTTCTCACCCTTCGAGATAGATTTTGGATTAGATGTGTATCTCCATACAATCCTGTAGAGGAAGAAATGGAAATGGTTAAGAAAGCTGATCAGCTGTATATTGTAGATGCTTCTGGTGTAGATAAAGTTGTTAGCATAGAGGAATATGTAGAGCTACAAACCTTTGTTTCTAGAGGTATATACATAGATGAGAGAATAATCAGGTACATAGCCGACATAGCTAACTATATCAGAAACCACAAATACAACAAACTTGGGTTAAGTCACAGAGGATCTATATACCTCTATAGAGTAGCAAAAGCTTTAGCACTTATAGATAAAAGAGACTATGTTATTCCAGACGACATAAAGGAGATAGCTGTAGAAGTTCTCTCACACAGAATTATTTTATCTGAAGAAGCTGTAGCAGAAGGTGTGAAACCTGAAGACATAGTTAGAGAAGCTCTACAGAAAGTTGAGGTTCCTAAAGAATGA
- a CDS encoding DUF58 domain-containing protein, which produces MQKEEVKLYQVIDSFVVLYAIVSILYLTFNVGIIIISVPLVPIAIFLVYRRFRYLLPIAIYVSLIFMSTVNHQGVYLSLPLAIATPFVLRAPGAGKRGLLGPSSVTVARYSLVSLLAVFIYPQVSIPIVVVILSTFGYIFYSYVILSKSYTKILALSDTIPVDRKASVTIEVYTPIKSYVIIDHSFGSNIYVVKGRSIIHLEFPAKHTGRNVVDLSVYVFDGLGFAGRYIAKYFIEYKAIPMVQYIVEAVEKTFLEVQDIESFLSNVEVAVYSLDLGAIAVSMSGRKAVDIIREYIHRARAHPYALRIVERFASVLEELSHMVGRGDDVFRRSRWGEYMGVRYYTAGDSIKHIHWKKSISRGIMVVKEFGSTVYEKIYNVAEEGLEPIVITDLYASSVLDLDRIAFNLVKLCLDIFKRSPTTGCTVILVVGDIVISLRGRVVDILYRLYRTFKGLSIQTLFNYTSIHKVDEGYVEEILEIDKKPKIFSIYILSNTMYADKLAEVIIREGCIPPKPFTAIYSRSLELRYAIAKYILSRYGYIYTPLELVPEVVMRKK; this is translated from the coding sequence ATGCAGAAAGAAGAGGTTAAGCTTTATCAAGTTATAGACAGTTTTGTTGTGCTCTATGCTATAGTATCTATACTTTATCTCACATTTAATGTAGGCATAATCATCATATCTGTACCATTGGTACCTATAGCTATATTCCTGGTTTACAGAAGGTTCAGATATCTCCTACCTATCGCTATATATGTATCGTTAATTTTTATGTCTACGGTGAATCATCAAGGAGTCTACCTATCGCTTCCTCTAGCTATAGCTACACCCTTCGTGTTGAGAGCACCTGGTGCTGGAAAAAGAGGTCTACTAGGTCCTTCATCTGTTACTGTAGCTAGGTATTCTCTTGTATCGCTACTTGCGGTCTTTATATATCCTCAAGTATCTATACCTATAGTTGTCGTTATATTGTCCACCTTCGGCTATATCTTCTACAGCTATGTAATTCTTTCAAAATCTTACACTAAAATCTTAGCGCTATCGGATACAATTCCTGTAGACAGAAAAGCTTCTGTGACTATAGAAGTCTATACACCTATCAAATCATACGTGATTATCGATCATAGCTTCGGTAGTAACATATATGTTGTTAAAGGTAGATCGATAATACACCTTGAGTTTCCAGCTAAACATACCGGTAGAAATGTTGTAGATCTCTCTGTGTATGTTTTTGATGGACTGGGGTTTGCTGGTAGATATATAGCTAAATACTTTATAGAATACAAAGCTATTCCCATGGTTCAATATATTGTTGAAGCTGTGGAAAAAACATTCCTAGAGGTTCAAGATATAGAGAGTTTCTTATCCAATGTAGAAGTAGCTGTATACAGTTTAGATCTAGGAGCTATAGCAGTATCTATGAGTGGTAGAAAGGCTGTAGATATTATTCGTGAGTACATACATAGAGCTAGAGCACATCCCTATGCTCTAAGAATCGTTGAAAGATTTGCATCAGTTCTAGAAGAGTTATCGCATATGGTTGGTAGAGGTGATGATGTTTTTAGGAGAAGTAGATGGGGCGAGTATATGGGTGTTAGATACTATACCGCAGGAGATTCAATTAAACATATACACTGGAAGAAATCAATAAGCAGAGGCATCATGGTCGTTAAAGAATTTGGGTCGACGGTTTATGAGAAGATATACAATGTTGCTGAAGAAGGACTTGAACCTATTGTTATAACAGATCTGTATGCTTCTAGTGTTCTTGATCTCGACAGAATAGCGTTTAATTTAGTTAAACTCTGTTTAGATATATTCAAGAGGTCTCCTACAACTGGGTGTACAGTTATTCTCGTAGTAGGAGATATTGTGATAAGTCTGAGGGGAAGAGTAGTAGATATTCTGTATAGACTGTATCGTACATTCAAGGGACTATCTATACAAACTCTATTCAATTACACCTCGATACATAAAGTAGATGAAGGATATGTTGAAGAGATTCTCGAGATAGATAAAAAACCTAAGATATTCTCTATATACATTTTGAGCAACACTATGTATGCTGACAAACTTGCAGAAGTTATAATTAGAGAAGGATGTATACCACCAAAACCATTTACAGCTATATATAGTAGATCACTAGAGCTTAGATACGCTATAGCTAAATATATTCTCAGTAGATATGGATACATATATACACCTTTAGAGCTAGTTCCAGAAGTAGTTATGCGGAAGAAATAA
- a CDS encoding ABC transporter ATP-binding protein: MYIIRLLSVVKWMGREKILDNVDLAIEAGELVVVRGRSGVGKTTLAKILSLLIKPDEGSLEFIDRDVTSINEGERAFLRLKYIGYIDQMFKLIPSISVADNVELPLKLLGIPRNERRRKVSDILAYLGLEDKMYRYPDELSGGERQRVAIARALAKDPILVVGDEPISNLDDNTAQTVMKLFRRYVDEKGTAIIVTTTDLHQNYNSDKDLLLVNSKLHTFQRF, encoded by the coding sequence ATGTATATAATCAGATTATTGTCTGTAGTTAAGTGGATGGGAAGAGAAAAGATTCTAGATAATGTAGATCTAGCTATAGAAGCTGGAGAACTAGTTGTTGTTAGGGGTAGGAGTGGTGTAGGTAAAACAACTTTAGCTAAAATCCTATCTCTCCTCATTAAACCTGATGAAGGTTCTCTAGAGTTTATAGATAGAGATGTAACAAGTATCAATGAGGGTGAGAGAGCTTTTCTGAGACTTAAATACATAGGCTACATAGATCAAATGTTCAAGTTAATACCATCGATAAGTGTTGCAGATAATGTTGAGTTACCACTCAAGCTCCTAGGAATACCGAGAAACGAAAGAAGAAGAAAGGTTAGCGATATTCTAGCATACCTTGGTTTAGAGGATAAGATGTACAGATATCCAGATGAATTGAGTGGTGGTGAAAGACAGAGAGTAGCTATAGCTAGAGCACTTGCTAAAGACCCTATACTAGTTGTAGGTGATGAACCTATTTCGAATCTAGATGACAATACAGCACAAACAGTTATGAAGCTCTTTCGAAGATATGTAGATGAAAAAGGTACAGCAATCATTGTAACAACTACAGATCTACACCAAAACTATAACTCTGATAAAGATCTGCTTCTAGTAAACAGTAAACTACACACATTTCAACGATTCTGA